DNA sequence from the Xenopus tropicalis strain Nigerian chromosome 4, UCB_Xtro_10.0, whole genome shotgun sequence genome:
CATTCTACTTCTTCAAGTGAAATAAACGGTACAAATAATAGCATACTTACCCACAGCTATCTGGTGAACTACTTGTCATCCAGTGAACTACTTGTCATATCAGTGCAAGGAAAATCTAGACTTATACTGCGTGTTACTGCTTATTTTTTAAGactatatattttctttgttacattttcataaaaaatagaaACCTTCTGTAAGTGGCAATGTATGCAGTTTGTTGCTGCTTTCATAATCgtaattctatttattttcagGGGGGAACAATGTTGGGTGAACCTGACTCAGTGGTGGAGCTTGGCAACACTGAGGTTACAGAAGAGATTTTCCTAGAATATCTATCTTCCCTGGGGGAGTCAGGGTTCAGGTGAGCGCCTGCTTGTAGATTATACAGGAACTAGGTTTTCTTATCCCTTGACACTCACTTATTTATGCTCTTGTTCTGTTATGCTGTTTCCTACCACAGTGGGGAGTCGTACCACCTGTTCGATCACAACTGCAACACTTTCAGCAATGAAGTGGCTCAGTTCTTGactggaaaaaaaattccttcataCATAACAGAGCTGCCATCTGAGGTTTTGTCCACgtgagtgtattttttttatttttttgtagagaaTGATAAAATGCAGGTCATTATGTCACCCCTTTCATTCTGCATCCATCCACCCAGAGTCCTTCAAACAGGAAACAGTCATATTCATTCATAATGTAAGACTTAGTTACTGATACAACCGCAGTCCTGTCACTGAATGATGTCGCTTGCTGTTCTTTATGCCACCTCAGCACCACTGTTTCTTTAGTTTTCACATAATTTATTTATCTTCCCTTATAGATACCAATAATTTACATGTGAGCACCAGTATATGATTGTTTGTTAAGCAGGCGATGCAAAGTAGAACAGTAACATACTGTAGGTATGttatttgtagggatgcaccaaattcattcTTGGGTTCAGCCTAACCCCAAATCCTTCTTGAAAGTTTCAgacaaatactgaaccgaatctgaattagggttaaaaaaaaaatgtatttccgtGTTCACGTGACCAAAagccacatgattttaaggattcggccgaatcctgctgatgGAGGCTGAATCTTTGCCGATTcccaaaccaaattctggatttggtgcatccctagttatttgTGTTAGTTATTTCAGATCCCTTTTGGATGGTGAAACCCTTAGGAATACTAAATTCTCTGTGGAGGGCAGCAAGTTTAaggcaacccccccccacccagggaTTTTAGTTACTTACCTGTTACCCCGGGCTTGCACTCCTCTTTTTCTTCAAAAAAATGCACCACTCCTTCAAGTGGAGGATATCTCAGAGAACGGTTGTTTGTTGAACTGAACAATCGTTTTCCGATGTGCCCTGTGCTATTTCTAGGTGGGCACATGTGAAGTACAGAAATCTCTGAAAATGTTCTGTACTGCTCATGCACTTGCCCAAACCTGAAAGGGATGCCTTGAAGACCAGGAAAAGATGATAGCATGGCATTCAGCAAACAGTACCCCAGGCCTGTGCAGGATTTGAAGAAAAAGAGCAGGTAAGCAACTAGCATCATGGTGGTAACGTTTATTAATTTGGCACCAACCAGTGATTTTAAATTTTGTAAATATGACATGCAGAAAAAGGTTAATTTTGAAACTTGTATGGGGCTGCTAAGAATGGTTATGTGAGTCACGTAAAGTGTGATTTTTGCTTATATGGTATAGCATTATATAAATACTGAtttagtttttttcccctaaTGCTATTGTTTTCTTTCCTTACAGACCCTTTGGGCAAGCTCTCCGGCCTTTACTGGATTCTGTCCAAATCCAGCCTTCTGGTGGGAACAACTTTAACAGGCACAGCGGACCTAGTTAATTAGTACAGTGCCATGTGCCAGTGGGGGCAGTGCCCTCACTTTTTAACTTAACAGCATTTTCTAGTATCTGTTTTTGATCATAAGTGTTTCATTTGTTCCATTTCCTAGAGATCAGGACATAGAGCCATACAGACaactctttttattacttatatcccatcatttaaaataattattttaaaggtgTACTGTAACATACTAAATTATATATAGAAATCAAAAAATATCCCATCTTCTGAGggtattatttttatatgtattggtTAAATACAGATTACTTGTCACTAAAATGGAACACAGCTTTGCAGCTGTTGATTGTGGTTACTGGAGTTGACATTAGCTGTTCCAGTAGCGGCTACTGAACAAAGGGTGCCATATTCTGGAGCAAGTTTTTTTCCCAGTAGTCAGCAGATTTTCTGGGCATTCCCTTTCCTACATGCGTTTGAACTGACTTTGTCAATGGATTATTGGGTGGTGTAGCCTGACTTTTTGGCTTACCTACTTAAGTAGAGCCACTATCTGTAatcatggggccctatattaCTAAGTAAGCAAGGGGCCCCAATTATTAGTAGTCTGGTTACCTGGGCCCCATAAGTGGTGAGCCCTGCAAACAAGTAAAATGGGACCTCAATGAAAAATATCCCTTGAATGCACAACCATGCCCCTGATCTGCCACAGCCAACTGTTCAGAAACCCACAGATCACAGATTTCAGGACCCCTTCTGCCATGGGGTCTCTGacagctgtaccccccccccagatgcCTGT
Encoded proteins:
- the desi1 gene encoding desumoylating isopeptidase 1, whose amino-acid sequence is MEPSQGPHLVRLYVYDLSRGMARRLSPVMLGKQLEGIWHTSIIVFDEEFFYGGGGITSCLPGGTMLGEPDSVVELGNTEVTEEIFLEYLSSLGESGFSGESYHLFDHNCNTFSNEVAQFLTGKKIPSYITELPSEVLSTPFGQALRPLLDSVQIQPSGGNNFNRHSGPS